The Danio rerio strain Tuebingen ecotype United States chromosome 10, GRCz12tu, whole genome shotgun sequence genome contains a region encoding:
- the enoph1 gene encoding enolase-phosphatase E1 → MAAIAIPENTRVFLLDIEGTTTPITFVKDILFPYIRENLEDYLSAHWEEDECKQDVHLLKKQTEEDLRQNKACHVHTVDQTVHTDEEKAIREVVENVLWQMAADRKTTALKQLQGHMWRAAYMMGRIKGEVYQDVVPAIRRWRHHGLKIYIYSSGSVEAQKLLFGYSVQGDILDLFDGHFDTNIGAKVESKSYENIAERIGCQPEEIMFLTDVTREAKAAEDAGVNVAVVVRPGNMELTEEERDHYRIITSFNQLELIGNV, encoded by the exons ATGGCAGCGATTGCAATACCAGAAAACACCAGAGTCTTTCTTCTGGACATTGAAGGAACTACGACGCCCATTACGTTTGTCAAG GACATCTTATTTCCCTACATCAGAGAAAATCTGGAGGACTATCTGTCAGCACATTGGGAAGAGGATGAATGCAAACAAGACGTACATCTGCTCAAGAAACAG aCAGAAGAAGACTTGCGGCAAAATAAAGCGTGTCATGTTCACACGGTGGACCAGACTGTGCACACGGATGAGGAGAAGGCCATCCGTGAGGTTGTGGAGAACGTGCTCTGGCAGATGGCAGCTGACAGGAAAACCACTGCGCTCAAACAGCTGCAAGGCCACATGTGGAGAGCAGCCTATATGATGGGGAGAATCAAAGGCGA GGTTTACCAGGATGTGGTTCCAGCCATCAGAAGGTGGAGGCATCATGGACTGAAGATCTACATCTACTCTTCTGGAAGTGTGGAGGCGCAGAAGCTGCTCTTCGGCTATTCTGTCCAGGGTGACATATTAGAT cTGTTTGACGGCCATTTCGACACCAACATTGGTGCCAAAGTAGAAAGTAAAAGCTATGAGAACATTGCAGAGAGGATTGGATGCCAACCCGAGGAAATCATGTTCTTAACTGACGTCACACGAG AGGCGAAGGCAGCAGAGGACGCTGGGGTGAACGTGGCTGTCGTAGTAAGACCTGGAAACATGGAGTTAACTGAAGAGGAAAGAGACCATTATAGAATCATCACATCTTTCAACCAGTTAGAATTGATTGGGAACGTTTGA
- the tmem150c gene encoding transmembrane protein 150C — MRKCSPWMFLPIMFSFFTAAGLWVVYFIAVEDEKITPLSSEYKRSESKSPPYISIAGNAPPASCVFSQVMNMAAFVGFILGVLRYLQLKPRVHKPWLNIGSLVALSLACFGMTLVGNFQLSNDEELHNIGTSMTFGLGTLFCWVQSFMTLKVNLRNEGKRAGIPRFLLSGAVTSCMLLYFALMAQRLHMHAARAQWALVMFFLTYLGTFAIEFRHYHFEIVCSDDQDPPLSLSESFSEVSEYQSDQL; from the exons ATGAGGAAGTGCAGTCCATGGATGTTTCTGCCTATAATGTTTTCTTTCTTCACAGCCGCAGGCCTTTGGGTGGT GTATTTCATTGCTGTGGAGGATGAGAAAATCACACCACTCAGTTCTGAGTACAA GAGGTCAGAATCAAAATCTCCTCCATATAtcag CATTGCAGGCAATGCTCCACCTGCCAGCTGTGTGTTCAGTCAAGTCATGAACATGGCAGCCTTTGTAG GCTTCATTCTTGGAGTACTGCGATATTTGCAGCTCAAACCCAGAGTCCACAAACCCTGGCTCAACATCGGCAGTCTGGTGGCTTTGTCTCTGGCCTGCTTCGGGATGACTCTAGTTGGCAACTTTCAG CTTTCCAATGATGAGGAGCTGCACAACATAGGCACGTCCATGACCTTTGGCCTGGGAACGCTTTTCTGCTGGGTCCAGTCCTTCATGACCCTGAAGGTGAACTTGCGCAATGAAGGCAAGCGTGCAGGAATCCCTCGCTTCCTGCTGTCCGGCGCCGTGACTTCCTGCATGCTGCTCT ATTTTGCTCTGATGGCTCAGCGGCTCCACATGCACGCTGCCCGGGCCCAGTGGGCACTGGTTATGTTCTTCCTCACATACCTGGGCACATTTGCCATCGAGTTTCGCCACTACCATTTTGAGATTGTTTGTAGCGACGACCAGGACCCTCCGCTCAGCCTGTCTGAAAGCTTTTCAGAAGTCTCAGAGTATCAGTCTGACCAACTCTAA